In Bdellovibrio sp. GT3, one genomic interval encodes:
- a CDS encoding FHA domain-containing protein, producing MGAAPKVKDTLKFDIEVIKGPHSGLRLSFTGGAAKIGRGPENDIVLANDPRISRQHAEIRQRGNEFLIVNLSQKNFVMLNGESVQSEILNKGSVIQVGDSEIRFTPEAAVVEPVIPAMPSVPDVPPVPVLKPMAPQGIPNMPAAGRPQVPTGHVRPQMPMGQPQPGANQYRQARPAAGAAGGGLLSNPRVRFYAIVAVLGLVAWFLLSPSKKGAAKDPNAFRSSAISMQDVSDAEKRTEELRAIKKEKYDSVQYKRAQENFIRGFRDFQQGQYARARESFQVVLNLDPENELAKRYYHLSKIKFDELVKFNLIQGARYREKKNWRMCQSNYSNVITMLQSRRDDPSYKEAKQFYEECTLNLEGGRL from the coding sequence ATGGGGGCGGCTCCTAAAGTGAAAGACACATTGAAGTTTGATATCGAGGTTATAAAAGGACCGCACAGCGGTCTTCGTCTGTCATTTACCGGTGGTGCTGCCAAGATTGGCCGTGGCCCGGAGAATGATATCGTATTGGCGAATGATCCGCGTATCAGTCGTCAGCACGCGGAAATTCGTCAGCGTGGAAACGAATTCCTGATCGTCAACTTAAGTCAAAAGAACTTCGTCATGTTGAATGGCGAAAGCGTTCAGTCCGAAATCCTGAATAAGGGTTCGGTGATTCAAGTGGGTGATTCTGAAATCCGCTTTACACCAGAAGCTGCAGTGGTGGAGCCGGTAATTCCGGCGATGCCTTCAGTTCCCGATGTGCCGCCAGTTCCGGTTTTGAAACCAATGGCGCCACAAGGAATTCCAAATATGCCAGCGGCCGGTCGCCCACAAGTGCCGACAGGTCATGTGCGCCCGCAAATGCCAATGGGGCAACCTCAACCAGGTGCGAATCAGTATCGTCAGGCACGACCGGCGGCCGGGGCTGCAGGTGGTGGATTGCTGTCAAACCCACGTGTGCGCTTCTATGCCATTGTTGCAGTTCTTGGATTGGTTGCGTGGTTCCTGCTTTCACCTTCCAAAAAAGGTGCGGCAAAAGATCCGAATGCATTCAGATCATCTGCAATCAGTATGCAGGATGTATCTGACGCTGAAAAACGCACGGAAGAACTACGAGCCATCAAAAAAGAAAAGTATGATTCAGTTCAATACAAACGTGCTCAGGAAAACTTCATCCGTGGTTTCCGTGATTTCCAGCAAGGGCAGTATGCAAGAGCCCGCGAGTCTTTCCAGGTGGTTCTGAATCTGGATCCGGAAAATGAACTGGCAAAACGCTACTATCATCTTTCCAAGATCAAGTTTGATGAACTGGTTAAGTTTAACCTTATCCAGGGTGCACGCTATAGAGAAAAGAAGAACTGGCGCATGTGTCAGTCCAACTATTCCAATGTGATTACGATGTTACAAAGTCGCCGCGATGACCCAAGTTACAAAGAGGCCAAGCAGTTTTATGAGGAATGCACTTTGAATCTGGAAGGAGGACGACTCTAG
- a CDS encoding FHA domain-containing protein: MAHLIVRLRGKTVYNMPLEDGRSYVAGRKEDCDIVLQPEKGISREHFKISSENGQWTLQVVSRYGEVMVNGEPVQQISLDHGFNFTIPPYEFDFLSSSANVQPAVVDVNPAPAPEASYLPAVQGEMGAEKTIVGAAPTAAFIKIVDASGDAKELIRLDEGDSWIAGRDASCNIQIKDQRVSRRQFELRRNGNQYQIIDLGSVNGTLLNGNPISSTDMTAIRSGDAITVLDNYLYFELHDAHFQSRLDMVKVAPPNPLVQMNQNAVPAGYDQGYGIAPYQQQGGVPMQYQPQYGQMPGPVAPPPEGKGKFDFQKHRPKIIGGAVAVLLVAYLFSGGEKKTDGPKSAGTVVAPGSPQEVFNKLKPEQQALVRQRYKDAKNLYMQGKYQLAQDEIVKIHEMVPDYEDTKEIQRLAKEAIYIKQMSDREEERERAKAEAEAKIQNQVAVCQKKITPNSTMDELDECLSSVMQFNPDHPKIMDLKTQVEVITTNREAQKAQRAEYQAQVARLKAIYDKAQSIHKSSQKPLDIIEAYEKVLSSRLPDPNSYKAQATRSIASIRSQMNSKTAALQGEAEKLYQAGNLKGAILALRKAKGIDPENPELPEKIDRRVTELRKQMMTLYQEGILEESFGNVDGGESKAGAKDKWKKILELDIPDGEYYRKAHIKLKKYGAL; this comes from the coding sequence ATGGCACATCTGATAGTTCGCCTTCGTGGTAAGACAGTTTATAATATGCCTTTGGAAGACGGCCGCTCCTATGTGGCAGGTCGTAAGGAAGACTGCGATATCGTATTGCAGCCGGAAAAAGGCATTTCCAGAGAGCATTTTAAAATTTCCTCTGAAAATGGCCAATGGACTTTGCAGGTTGTTTCACGTTATGGCGAAGTGATGGTCAATGGTGAGCCGGTTCAGCAAATTTCGTTGGATCACGGTTTTAATTTCACAATTCCACCTTATGAATTTGATTTCCTGAGCTCATCTGCCAATGTGCAACCCGCAGTTGTAGATGTGAACCCTGCACCGGCTCCGGAGGCAAGTTACTTGCCAGCGGTTCAGGGTGAAATGGGTGCGGAGAAAACCATTGTGGGTGCGGCTCCGACAGCGGCATTCATTAAGATCGTGGATGCATCAGGTGACGCCAAAGAACTTATCCGTTTGGATGAGGGAGATTCTTGGATTGCAGGTCGCGATGCCTCTTGTAATATTCAAATCAAAGATCAACGGGTCAGTCGTCGTCAATTTGAGCTGCGCAGGAATGGCAATCAGTATCAAATCATCGATCTGGGCAGTGTGAACGGAACTCTTTTGAACGGAAATCCGATTTCTTCCACTGACATGACGGCGATTCGCAGCGGTGATGCGATCACGGTGTTGGATAACTATCTGTACTTTGAGCTGCATGATGCTCACTTCCAGAGCCGTTTGGATATGGTGAAGGTGGCACCGCCGAATCCGCTGGTGCAAATGAACCAAAATGCGGTTCCTGCCGGTTACGATCAGGGCTACGGTATTGCGCCTTATCAGCAACAGGGCGGAGTTCCGATGCAGTATCAGCCGCAGTATGGCCAAATGCCAGGACCTGTGGCACCGCCGCCCGAAGGAAAAGGCAAATTTGATTTTCAAAAGCATCGTCCAAAAATTATTGGTGGTGCGGTCGCCGTGTTATTGGTGGCTTATCTGTTCAGCGGAGGCGAGAAGAAAACTGATGGGCCTAAATCCGCTGGTACGGTGGTGGCTCCGGGTTCCCCGCAAGAAGTGTTTAACAAGTTAAAGCCCGAGCAACAGGCCTTGGTTCGCCAAAGATATAAAGATGCCAAGAATCTTTATATGCAGGGTAAATATCAACTCGCGCAGGATGAAATCGTAAAGATTCACGAGATGGTGCCGGACTACGAGGACACCAAGGAAATTCAACGTCTTGCCAAAGAGGCCATCTACATCAAGCAGATGAGCGATCGTGAGGAAGAGCGGGAAAGAGCCAAAGCTGAGGCTGAGGCGAAAATTCAGAATCAGGTTGCTGTCTGCCAAAAGAAAATCACTCCAAACAGCACCATGGATGAACTGGATGAATGTTTATCCAGTGTGATGCAGTTCAATCCGGATCATCCTAAGATCATGGATTTGAAAACTCAAGTCGAGGTGATCACCACCAATCGTGAAGCGCAAAAGGCGCAAAGAGCTGAGTATCAGGCGCAAGTGGCCCGTTTGAAGGCTATTTATGATAAAGCACAGTCGATACATAAGAGCTCTCAAAAGCCACTGGATATCATCGAGGCTTATGAAAAAGTTTTGTCGTCAAGACTTCCGGATCCCAACAGCTATAAAGCGCAGGCGACCCGTAGCATTGCTTCGATTCGCAGTCAGATGAATTCAAAAACAGCGGCTCTGCAGGGAGAGGCTGAAAAACTTTATCAGGCAGGCAATTTGAAGGGGGCCATTCTGGCTCTTAGAAAAGCCAAGGGGATTGATCCGGAAAATCCAGAGTTGCCAGAGAAAATTGATCGTCGTGTGACAGAATTGCGCAAGCAAATGATGACCCTGTATCAAGAGGGTATTCTGGAGGAAAGCTTCGGTAACGTCGATGGCGGTGAATCCAAAGCTGGTGCCAAGGATAAGTGGAAGAAGATTTTGGAGCTGGATATTCCTGATGGTGAATACTACCGTAAGGCTCATATTAAATTGAAAAAATATGGAGCGCTGTAA
- a CDS encoding sulfatase-like hydrolase/transferase: MSYGQDMQRIILAFTLCVLSLVQIGCQSSDKSSILVIAADNFAVSDVNCSSDGHAGTKSGFQLLCNESVRFTHAFTTSTLSTPALGSILTGLYPYQHKVRHNGGPGLAAEIELASEAAVYQNYRTSFFTGGAPIFRRSGLNQGFELFDDSITPGFSSLYRPFKKSAENFMQWLRHDVGNEPYFSVLYAPDLQFTNTVTTTELGETRNLSFESQVDEFDESLYELITQIKSARRWENTTVILVGLSGHNNGDRRDRRDFPTLNLNSENTQVALLIKPAQKKKKGDEPIYWKADQNVTLADVGKTLFELLGESVVENDGGDFPVHSLTGVLKSPEANWSEDRPFPIESAWALWRNAGPLRVAVISQHVLYINDEVPKLYNTLVDRMEATPLPLLQQSLLPTTNRLQSLIKKNQFPAYTPLNSEWLAKLSIPYNRWTRPDQEPFLLRDLKRLGNNHAYKNLNILNWTAQVSLNQRDWETLKNLGIKNGVSVWQYVGEKNLNAKNPKTSDPCIELLTSKEVDATRMKNCNDPLFLDLVDWLRADVRGLAKDTQRKKFERSFKNYMLDQEIQRNNIALGLIWDTSRENLYAPSRAELALHLPENAKIRTQVYKSMTTIDKEDN; encoded by the coding sequence ATGTCATACGGTCAAGATATGCAGAGAATCATTTTAGCTTTCACACTGTGCGTATTGAGCTTGGTCCAGATTGGTTGCCAATCAAGTGACAAGAGTTCAATCCTCGTTATCGCTGCAGATAATTTTGCTGTGTCTGATGTCAATTGCTCGAGCGATGGACACGCAGGTACTAAGTCTGGCTTTCAATTGCTTTGCAACGAGTCGGTCCGTTTTACCCACGCATTTACAACCTCCACCCTTAGCACCCCTGCACTCGGCTCCATCCTGACAGGTCTTTACCCGTATCAGCACAAGGTGCGACACAATGGGGGGCCCGGCTTGGCCGCCGAAATTGAACTGGCATCCGAAGCTGCTGTTTATCAAAATTACCGCACCAGTTTCTTTACCGGAGGAGCTCCGATATTTCGACGCTCCGGACTAAATCAGGGCTTCGAACTTTTTGATGACAGCATCACCCCGGGATTTTCAAGTCTTTACCGCCCCTTTAAGAAGAGCGCCGAAAACTTTATGCAGTGGCTCCGTCACGACGTGGGCAACGAACCGTACTTCAGTGTCCTTTATGCTCCCGATTTGCAATTTACCAATACCGTCACAACCACGGAGCTTGGCGAAACCAGAAATCTGAGCTTTGAGTCCCAAGTGGATGAGTTTGATGAAAGCCTTTATGAGCTGATCACACAGATCAAGTCCGCTCGCCGGTGGGAAAACACCACCGTGATTCTGGTTGGCTTGAGTGGCCACAACAACGGCGACCGCCGGGATCGTCGTGACTTCCCGACCTTGAATCTGAATTCTGAAAACACTCAAGTGGCCCTTTTAATCAAGCCTGCGCAAAAAAAGAAAAAGGGCGACGAACCCATCTATTGGAAAGCCGATCAAAACGTCACTTTGGCTGATGTCGGCAAGACACTGTTTGAACTCCTTGGCGAGAGTGTGGTCGAAAATGACGGTGGTGACTTCCCGGTTCACTCTTTAACGGGTGTACTAAAAAGCCCCGAAGCCAATTGGTCAGAGGATCGTCCTTTTCCCATAGAGTCCGCGTGGGCTCTGTGGCGCAATGCCGGTCCTTTGCGGGTCGCAGTCATTTCTCAACACGTTCTTTACATCAACGATGAAGTTCCGAAGCTTTACAATACTCTGGTGGACCGCATGGAGGCGACACCTCTGCCACTGTTACAGCAAAGTCTTTTACCCACGACAAACCGCCTGCAAAGCCTGATCAAAAAGAACCAATTCCCCGCCTACACGCCTTTGAACTCGGAGTGGCTGGCCAAGTTATCCATTCCCTATAACCGCTGGACTCGCCCGGATCAGGAGCCGTTCCTGTTGCGTGATTTAAAACGACTGGGCAACAACCACGCTTATAAAAATCTGAATATTTTAAATTGGACTGCGCAAGTCTCCCTGAACCAAAGAGACTGGGAAACCCTGAAGAACCTGGGAATAAAAAATGGCGTAAGCGTCTGGCAGTATGTCGGCGAAAAGAATCTTAATGCCAAGAATCCAAAGACGTCAGATCCCTGCATCGAACTGCTCACTTCCAAAGAAGTGGATGCGACTCGTATGAAAAATTGCAATGATCCTTTGTTCCTGGATTTGGTCGACTGGCTGCGTGCCGATGTGCGTGGACTGGCCAAGGATACCCAACGCAAAAAATTCGAGCGTTCATTTAAGAACTATATGCTCGATCAGGAAATTCAGCGCAACAACATCGCTTTGGGATTAATCTGGGATACGTCACGGGAAAATCTCTACGCACCGTCTCGTGCCGAACTGGCTTTACACCTTCCTGAAAATGCGAAAATTCGCACTCAGGTTTACAAATCAATGACGACAATTGACAAGGAAGACAACTAA
- a CDS encoding MotA/TolQ/ExbB proton channel family protein, which yields MLAEKVFGVAHLADQVVLWLLLVLSILSIGMILERFFALRKVNSESQRVRAKIKLAIQSNSVEDIEDLAKDPDSLEGRAAGQAMKHLRATGSKGLEEIFNTFALTERPDLERYLNFLATLGSNAPYIGLFGTVLGIMKAFNDLATAPEAGQQTVMAGISMALVATAAGLFVAIPAVIAYNYYSKQVRGIFNSLESVKELTLAYAKKKGI from the coding sequence ATGCTTGCAGAGAAAGTTTTTGGAGTTGCACATTTAGCCGATCAGGTTGTGTTGTGGTTATTGTTGGTTCTGAGCATTCTAAGTATCGGAATGATTTTGGAAAGATTCTTTGCGTTAAGAAAAGTGAACTCAGAGTCACAACGTGTTCGCGCTAAAATTAAATTGGCGATTCAAAGCAATAGCGTTGAAGACATTGAAGACCTGGCGAAAGATCCGGACTCTTTGGAGGGTCGTGCTGCAGGACAGGCAATGAAACATTTGCGCGCAACTGGCAGCAAAGGTTTGGAAGAGATCTTTAACACATTCGCACTGACAGAGCGCCCGGATTTGGAAAGATATCTGAACTTCCTGGCTACTTTGGGTTCGAACGCTCCGTACATTGGATTGTTCGGTACGGTTCTGGGTATCATGAAAGCGTTCAACGACCTGGCAACAGCACCGGAAGCAGGTCAGCAAACGGTAATGGCAGGTATCTCCATGGCCTTGGTCGCTACGGCGGCAGGTCTTTTCGTGGCGATTCCGGCAGTTATTGCTTACAACTACTACAGCAAACAAGTGCGTGGCATCTTCAACTCTCTTGAGAGTGTGAAAGAGCTGACTCTTGCTTATGCTAAGAAAAAAGGTATCTAA
- a CDS encoding ExbD/TolR family protein — protein MAMKNGENNEAIADINVVPLVDIILVVLIIFMVTAPMFIKPSINVNLPKAASGDQTAPSKLNISLTADGRINLNGAFVDEATVKAKAMEEVTKNTEVQAIISADKDVPHGKVVGLLDIVKGAGVKKFAISIDKK, from the coding sequence ATGGCAATGAAGAATGGGGAAAACAACGAAGCCATAGCGGACATTAACGTTGTCCCATTGGTGGATATCATCCTGGTGGTTCTGATCATCTTCATGGTGACAGCGCCCATGTTCATCAAGCCGTCAATTAACGTGAATCTACCAAAGGCAGCCAGCGGGGACCAAACAGCACCAAGTAAACTGAATATTTCCCTGACAGCAGATGGTCGAATTAATCTGAACGGAGCTTTCGTCGACGAAGCCACGGTTAAAGCCAAGGCGATGGAAGAAGTGACTAAGAATACAGAAGTTCAGGCCATTATTTCAGCGGATAAAGATGTGCCTCACGGTAAAGTGGTCGGACTACTGGACATCGTCAAAGGTGCCGGGGTTAAAAAGTTCGCAATCAGTATTGATAAAAAATAG
- a CDS encoding PQQ-dependent sugar dehydrogenase — translation MRVFLLAFAVLLVQCTSVNREAESIKRSAASSRMVLDKSGYLYDPTDRSCDGFPRLMVETMPGTCLGMVIPRDRALDPATNKGFIKPRTILQIANSNQFLVVDMGGWGPKNGRLFLLKPGSGGTYQITLLKAGLDNPHGLRLGPDGFFYIGEKNQISKFQFNQGKLINWRLVFSNLDRKTGYMHPLSQFVFDPRNGDMYINSGSPSDHCTVEGTGEYKYCSEVEAEGNGAIYRIPATKLRNLPPEGIENYEVTAAGLRNSMAMAISNAGFLVQGENGRDFPELEEPYEEINVIDLESGTTGNYGWPYCYNFHATSPEWEFPENSKLPIHKQFRKPINCALKDARGMGEYRAPYILMPPHVAPLHMDYYRGGMFSDLIGGKLLVTWHGYQPMGQRIVAYTVDEKGLPVLESQTKASYQFNQPGACPISKPFQPRGGMERHSSYVEVISKWNEVKGVRPKGAPVAFTEASDGSLWIVEDRESRTIVRLARTNSANYREPCDRSTVVFDPQVQMLAWRSAIKNNPELDKGYRAVQTQLIQNNCLGCHGNLQADDVAKDRFSNLDFLVKNGWIVPQDLERSKLYGSIARLEGYTPMPPLDKPQFFGTPEGERLNALVSKWIGGLPKDVDSSYAKFTSKDKRNIRLQPSTKAKACGQLNPGDIVFIDPRPGKVISQDGYQWRRVYLVPAHSRLFKDACPAPEVGVYYIAQ, via the coding sequence ATGCGCGTGTTTTTGCTCGCCTTCGCCGTTTTGCTTGTTCAATGTACTTCCGTAAACAGGGAAGCAGAATCCATCAAGCGCTCCGCGGCCTCATCTCGCATGGTTTTGGATAAAAGTGGTTACCTTTATGATCCAACGGACAGATCTTGTGATGGTTTTCCGCGCTTGATGGTGGAGACTATGCCCGGAACATGTCTGGGGATGGTGATACCACGTGATCGTGCATTGGATCCGGCAACCAACAAAGGTTTCATCAAGCCGCGCACTATTTTGCAAATTGCCAATTCAAATCAATTTCTGGTTGTGGATATGGGAGGCTGGGGGCCAAAGAATGGTCGTCTGTTCTTGTTGAAACCTGGTTCCGGCGGCACTTATCAAATCACGTTGTTGAAAGCGGGTTTGGATAATCCTCACGGATTGAGATTGGGGCCGGATGGATTCTTTTATATCGGCGAGAAAAATCAAATTTCAAAATTTCAGTTTAATCAGGGAAAACTAATAAATTGGAGACTGGTGTTTTCCAATCTGGATCGAAAAACTGGTTACATGCACCCACTGTCGCAATTCGTTTTTGATCCGCGAAACGGAGACATGTATATCAATTCAGGCTCACCAAGTGATCACTGCACCGTTGAGGGTACTGGCGAATACAAGTACTGCAGCGAAGTCGAGGCTGAGGGTAATGGCGCTATCTACCGAATTCCTGCAACCAAACTAAGAAATCTGCCGCCAGAAGGTATTGAAAACTATGAAGTGACAGCTGCGGGACTTCGCAACTCCATGGCAATGGCGATTTCGAATGCAGGATTCCTGGTGCAGGGTGAAAACGGCCGGGACTTTCCGGAGTTGGAAGAACCCTATGAAGAGATCAATGTCATAGATTTGGAAAGCGGCACGACCGGGAATTACGGATGGCCGTATTGCTATAACTTTCACGCGACCTCTCCAGAGTGGGAGTTCCCGGAAAACAGCAAGCTTCCGATTCACAAACAGTTTCGCAAGCCCATCAACTGTGCACTCAAAGATGCGAGGGGAATGGGAGAGTATCGTGCGCCGTACATTCTGATGCCTCCGCATGTGGCTCCTCTGCATATGGACTACTATCGTGGTGGCATGTTCAGTGATTTGATCGGCGGAAAACTATTGGTCACCTGGCATGGTTACCAACCAATGGGACAAAGAATTGTGGCCTATACGGTGGATGAAAAAGGTTTGCCGGTATTGGAATCACAGACCAAGGCGTCCTATCAGTTCAATCAACCGGGTGCCTGTCCTATTTCCAAACCATTTCAACCCCGAGGTGGTATGGAACGACATTCTTCATACGTGGAAGTGATTTCCAAATGGAATGAAGTGAAGGGTGTACGTCCCAAGGGTGCTCCGGTGGCATTCACCGAAGCCAGTGACGGATCGCTTTGGATCGTGGAAGATCGCGAAAGTCGCACCATTGTCAGATTGGCCAGAACAAATTCAGCAAACTATCGCGAGCCTTGTGATCGCTCCACAGTGGTGTTTGATCCTCAGGTGCAAATGCTTGCATGGAGATCGGCGATTAAAAACAATCCGGAACTGGACAAAGGCTATCGTGCCGTTCAGACTCAGCTAATCCAAAACAACTGCCTGGGTTGTCACGGCAATCTGCAAGCAGATGATGTGGCCAAGGATCGATTCAGCAACCTGGATTTCCTGGTTAAAAATGGATGGATTGTTCCTCAGGATCTGGAGCGCAGTAAGTTGTACGGTTCGATTGCTCGACTGGAAGGTTACACGCCGATGCCACCCTTGGATAAACCCCAGTTTTTTGGCACACCGGAAGGGGAGCGTTTGAATGCCTTGGTCTCCAAGTGGATTGGTGGTTTGCCCAAGGATGTTGATTCCAGCTATGCCAAATTCACTTCAAAAGATAAGCGCAATATTCGCCTTCAACCATCCACCAAAGCAAAAGCTTGTGGGCAGTTGAATCCTGGAGATATTGTGTTTATTGATCCAAGACCAGGAAAAGTAATTTCCCAGGATGGCTACCAGTGGAGGCGAGTCTATCTTGTGCCTGCGCACTCTCGCCTGTTTAAGGATGCGTGCCCCGCACCTGAAGTCGGCGTGTACTACATCGCCCAATAA
- a CDS encoding MFS transporter — MIKALRQPQLQRLWLGQAFSSIGDEIYRVGLTWFAVSLMGANTGYLAAGQTASLMLLSFIGGKWADRWNPHQTMIRVDLVRMVIVLIPVFVSFFIPVPLSLLIVMALILSSLSAFFDPATQAMIPILAKDFETMQSTNGLMATTIRGARMVGPAVVGLLAAIVPMIHFFTIDAFTFLISAVSIWSLKKYLPENIVQPKGRIGFGDAIMAGFKLIEGHVGMRYVFVSRALTAGAWNLAVIVGFALLIHEITGGDARMFGLVMATYGVGNLLGAVYFGNLKRAGHRLLWLMYLGYVLWGVGVVWIGLAPTVTWIAVASIYTGFLGPMNDLAFIDLMQRKFQVADLTKVFRLRMALESFGTLLCTLASPWLIKMTSVRAVILACGVLWIVCGGIGLLLKSTRATTQTT, encoded by the coding sequence ATGATCAAGGCTCTTCGACAACCGCAACTGCAACGACTTTGGCTGGGGCAGGCGTTTTCATCCATTGGTGATGAGATATACCGGGTCGGCTTGACGTGGTTTGCTGTCAGTTTGATGGGAGCAAACACCGGTTATCTGGCGGCAGGCCAGACGGCTTCGTTGATGTTGCTAAGTTTTATTGGTGGCAAGTGGGCGGATCGTTGGAATCCCCATCAAACAATGATCCGGGTAGATCTGGTGCGCATGGTGATCGTGCTCATTCCTGTTTTCGTTTCTTTTTTTATTCCGGTGCCTCTGTCGCTGTTGATTGTGATGGCTTTGATATTGTCTTCATTAAGCGCTTTCTTTGATCCCGCGACCCAAGCGATGATTCCGATTTTGGCAAAAGATTTTGAAACAATGCAATCCACGAATGGCTTGATGGCAACGACAATTCGCGGAGCACGCATGGTGGGGCCTGCTGTCGTGGGTTTGCTTGCGGCAATCGTTCCGATGATTCATTTTTTTACGATCGATGCTTTTACATTTTTGATCTCGGCAGTTTCCATTTGGTCTTTGAAGAAATACCTGCCGGAAAACATCGTACAGCCCAAGGGCCGAATTGGTTTTGGTGATGCCATTATGGCGGGATTTAAGTTGATCGAAGGACATGTCGGCATGAGATATGTTTTTGTTTCGCGCGCTCTCACTGCAGGAGCCTGGAATTTGGCGGTGATTGTCGGGTTTGCATTGTTAATCCATGAAATCACCGGTGGCGATGCTCGAATGTTTGGTTTGGTCATGGCAACTTATGGTGTGGGAAATTTATTGGGGGCGGTGTATTTCGGCAATCTAAAACGGGCGGGACATCGTTTGTTGTGGTTGATGTATTTGGGTTATGTGTTGTGGGGAGTTGGAGTTGTATGGATTGGCTTGGCTCCCACCGTAACTTGGATTGCAGTGGCTTCAATCTACACTGGTTTTTTGGGGCCGATGAATGACTTGGCTTTTATTGATCTCATGCAAAGAAAGTTTCAGGTCGCTGATTTAACCAAGGTGTTTCGTTTACGCATGGCTTTGGAATCCTTTGGAACATTGTTGTGCACTTTGGCTTCACCGTGGCTGATTAAAATGACTTCTGTTCGGGCCGTTATTTTGGCTTGCGGAGTTTTGTGGATTGTATGCGGCGGAATAGGGTTGTTGCTCAAATCAACTCGCGCTACGACTCAAACAACATAA
- a CDS encoding diacylglycerol/polyprenol kinase family protein, whose translation MSAVFAMFLAFVYLPEKVSLTLLVVAWILFVPFDFLRHRYPALNDIAVHAFKPIMRQSEVKKLAGTTFLLTGVLIVYVIFPRPIVALTLLFLAFADPIASYFGILYGKDKIFGHKSIQGFMAAFFVCMGLTLVFLLYHNYLTDRVIVISLLAGLVGAFAELIPVGKLDDNLTLPLMSAVGLSILFYFFGFFANVG comes from the coding sequence ATGTCTGCCGTTTTCGCCATGTTTTTGGCCTTCGTTTATTTGCCAGAAAAGGTTTCTTTGACACTTCTGGTTGTTGCTTGGATCTTGTTCGTTCCTTTTGATTTCTTGCGCCATCGTTATCCCGCGCTGAACGATATTGCAGTTCATGCTTTCAAGCCCATTATGCGCCAAAGCGAAGTAAAAAAACTCGCAGGTACGACTTTTTTACTTACTGGTGTTCTGATTGTTTACGTTATTTTTCCGCGTCCCATCGTTGCTTTGACGTTATTGTTCTTGGCTTTTGCAGATCCAATCGCCAGCTATTTTGGCATCTTGTACGGTAAGGACAAAATCTTTGGGCACAAGTCCATTCAAGGCTTTATGGCAGCATTCTTCGTCTGCATGGGTCTTACATTAGTATTCTTGTTATATCACAACTATCTAACGGATCGCGTGATTGTGATCAGTTTGCTTGCGGGCCTTGTTGGCGCATTTGCAGAGCTGATCCCCGTTGGAAAGCTTGATGACAACCTGACGCTGCCGTTGATGAGCGCCGTGGGTCTTTCCATCCTCTTTTATTTCTTTGGATTTTTCGCCAATGTCGGATAA
- the pssA gene encoding CDP-diacylglycerol--serine O-phosphatidyltransferase, with protein sequence MANEHTAHHPNLDTEEARAQRLHMYIYILPNLMTTGNLFSGFFAVIQSINGNYLWAAYAIVVAAVFDQLDGRLARLTRSTSKFGAEYDSLCDLVSFGMAPGVLLFLWALQPFGRLGWVACFLFVACGALRLARFNVQANVVEKNYFQGLPIPMAAGIVASSVLAFKDLELEAMGNYGLLVMTILLALVMVSNFRFRSFKDLDLKERLPFRYLILGVGVLVVVALRPEVMLFVLFMSYAALGAVFGVFKLGKNIRKIKPSVYAPGQVHESDLVYEEDEEETKKDEKKT encoded by the coding sequence ATGGCAAATGAACACACAGCACATCATCCCAATCTAGATACAGAAGAGGCACGCGCACAACGCCTGCACATGTATATTTATATTCTTCCTAACTTGATGACGACCGGAAACCTGTTCTCAGGCTTCTTCGCTGTTATTCAATCCATCAACGGGAACTATCTATGGGCCGCATACGCAATCGTCGTAGCTGCAGTATTTGACCAGTTGGATGGCCGCTTGGCGCGTTTGACTCGTTCAACTAGTAAGTTCGGTGCGGAATACGATTCACTTTGTGACCTGGTTAGCTTCGGTATGGCTCCGGGTGTATTGTTGTTCTTGTGGGCGTTGCAACCATTCGGTCGCTTGGGCTGGGTTGCCTGCTTCTTGTTCGTGGCCTGCGGAGCACTTCGCTTGGCGCGTTTCAACGTTCAGGCGAACGTGGTCGAGAAAAACTATTTCCAAGGTCTGCCAATTCCAATGGCGGCTGGTATCGTGGCTTCTTCAGTTCTGGCATTTAAAGATCTGGAGTTGGAGGCCATGGGGAACTACGGTTTGCTGGTGATGACAATCTTGTTGGCGCTGGTGATGGTTTCCAATTTCCGTTTCCGCAGCTTTAAAGACTTGGATTTGAAAGAGCGTCTGCCATTCCGTTATTTGATTTTGGGTGTCGGCGTTCTGGTAGTTGTAGCACTTCGTCCAGAAGTGATGCTGTTTGTTCTGTTCATGAGCTACGCAGCTCTTGGTGCAGTCTTCGGTGTTTTCAAACTGGGCAAAAACATCCGCAAGATCAAGCCTTCGGTATATGCTCCAGGGCAGGTTCATGAGAGCGACTTGGTCTATGAAGAAGATGAGGAAGAGACCAAGAAAGATGAAAAGAAAACTTAA